In Brachypodium distachyon strain Bd21 chromosome 2, Brachypodium_distachyon_v3.0, whole genome shotgun sequence, one genomic interval encodes:
- the LOC100824075 gene encoding zyxin, with the protein MNASQFMDKQILGLAAAGAASSPPSTGGGGGGGELLDLMGPNPQEDVVESHDFHARRGANGTGADEVMVPSYDFQPIRTAAAPAPAPAPAPTASASAANAWGSLDSNAASPNLKSAGMTEPRVLKKVSHEEERSNFNAVTIADIDRTMKKYADNLLNALEGVSSRLSQLEGRTHHLEDSVGELKLTIGNSNGSTDGKLRQFENTLREVQAGVQILRDKQEIVETQIQLSKLQVFKEENVQSENASAGQAGSRQQPTPPQPTVQPQLQAPPPAQPLALPAPNAPPPRILHNQPPPQFPGHLPHPQIQSVPPAPSVPTIPQESYYPPSAQPMEAAHQQYQAPPALQPQAPPAAPQHYQPSPQYAPYSQPPPPGSVNPQTAAPQHPEEAASYGPPAQTYPPNVRPPSPYMPPPRGPAPPFYGTNPGMYEPPAVRPNAGPLPSYNAGYKQQGGGGFPEPYGYSGSPSHHGAGMNSPSPFTPTGASSAGSGNYGKLPTAKILPQAAPVSSTPSASSGNRVAVDDVVDKVSTMGFSKEQVRATVRRLTENGQNVDLNVVLDKLMNDTDVQPSQRGWFGR; encoded by the exons ATGAACGCGTCGCAGTTCATGGACAAGCAGATCCTCGgcctcgcggcggcgggcgccgcgtcgtcgcctccctccaccggcggcggcggcggcggaggtgagcTGCTCGATCTGATGGGCCCCAACCCGCAGGAGGACGTGGTGGAGAGCCACGACTTCCACGCGCGCCGCGGCGCCAACGGCACTGGCGCGGACGAGGTCATGGTGCCCAGTTATGACTTCCAGCCCATCCGcaccgccgctgcccctgcccctgcccctgccccaGCGCCCACTGCGTCGGCCTCCGCGGCGAACGCCTGGGGGTCGCTCGACTCCAATGCCGCGTCCCCCAACCTGAAG AGTGCTGGTATGACGGAGCCTCGTGTGCTAAAGAAAGTTAGtcatgaagaagaaaggagcaACTTCAATGCAGTCACTATAGCAGATATTGATCGCACAATGAAGAAATATGCTGATAACTTGCTAAATGCACTGGAAGGTGTCAGCTCAAGACTTTCACAGCTGGAGGGAAGAACACATCATCTCGAGGATTCTGTTGGCGAGTTGAAATTAACAATTGGTAACAGCAATGGCAGCACTGATGGAAAACTGAGACAATTTGAGAACACACTGCGAGAG GTTCAAGCAGGTGTGCAGATTTTGCGCGACAAGCAGGAAATTGTGGAGACCCAGATCCAACTAAGTAAGCTTCAAGTGTTCAAAGAAGAGAATGTTCAATCAGAAAATGCCAGTGCTGGCCAGGCAGGCTCACGGCAGCAGCCTACTCCGCCCCAGCCAACTGTTCAACCACAACTTCAAGCCCCTCCCCCTGCCCAACCATTGGCCCTGCCTGCTCCAAATGCACCACCTCCGCGAATTCTTCACAACCAACCTCCACCACAATTCCCAGGTCATTTACCACATCCTCAAATCCAATCAGTCCCACCTGCACCATCTGTGCCAACCATACCGCAGGAATCCTACTATCCCCCATCCGCACAGCCAATGGAGGCTGCGCACCAGCAATATCAAGCACCTCCTGCCTTGCAGCCACAGgcacctccagcagcaccacaGCATTATCAACCGTCACCTCAATATGCTCCATATTCTCAACCTCCTCCACCTGGAAGTGTTAACCCCCAAACTGCAGCGCCCCAGCATCCAGAAGAAGCAGCATCTTATGGGCCTCCTGCTCAGACCTACCCACCAAATGTGCGCCCACCGTCTCCTTACATGCCACCACCCAGGGGACCTGCTCCTCCTTTCTATGGGACAAACCCTGGCATGTATGAGCCTCCAGCTGTCAGGCCTAATGCCGGGCCGCTGCCGTCTTACAATGCTGGATACAAACAACAGGGAGGAGGCGGTTTCCCCGAGCCATATGGTTACAGTGGGTCCCCATCTCACCATGGTGCCGGGATGAACTCACCCTCGCCCTTCACCCCCACAGGCGCATCCTCTGCTGGAAGTGGCAACTATGGAAAGCTCCCTACAGCCAAGATACTGCCCCAAGCAGCGCCAGTGAGCTCCACTCCGAGTGCCTCCTCCGGCAACAGAGTGGCGGTCGATGACGTGGTCGACAAGGTCTCCACGATGGGATTCTCCAAGGAGCAAGTTAGGGCGACGGTGCGCAGGCTGACCGAGAATGGCCAGAACGTTGACCTGAATGTGGTGCTGGACAAGCTGATGAACGACACTGACGTGCAGCCTAGCCAGAGAGGTTGGTTTGGGCGGTAA
- the LOC106866063 gene encoding uncharacterized protein LOC106866063, protein MDAQPWAQGAASVRRRSIPTPHTSPPAPRLQERPIGEHAVDLDTALSYLPGTCSRGGRRIQHPTELELLEAKERNLVAGFSLTYVHCNFLVKGLDGTPTLFFAEMYPCCTREEDVILCTPLKENDSGHCFGCNYREKTHPTSVGCPGGHEDVIFPYGELDSDHDTF, encoded by the exons ATGGATGCGCAGCCCTGGGCTCAAG GTGCCGCATCTGTTCGCCGGCGATCGATCCCGACACCCCACACCAGCCCGCCAGCCCCCCGGCTGCAG GAGCGACCAATCGGTGAGCATGCCGTTGATCTGGACACCGCCCTCAGCTACTTGCCGGGAACGTGTTCCAGAGGAGGGCGAAGAATACAACAT CCTACTGAGCTAGAATTGTTGGAAGCGAAAGAGCGAAACCTAGTTGCTGGATTCTCTTTAACATATGTGCATTGCAACTTTTTGGTGAAAGGCTTAGATGGCACCCCTACTTTGTTCTTCGCCGAGATGTATCCTTGTTGCACACGTGAAGAGGATGTTATTCTCTGCACTCCTTTGAAAGAAAATGACTCTG GTCATTGTTTTGGATGCAATTATCGAGAAAAGACGCATCCAACAAGTGTTGGCTGCCCTGGTGGACATGAGGATGTGATTTTTCCTTATGGGGAGCTGGATAGTGATCATGATACTTTCTGA